From a single Arthrobacter sp. SLBN-112 genomic region:
- the iolC gene encoding 5-dehydro-2-deoxygluconokinase, translating to MTHELLTIGRISVDIYPNDIGVGLEDVNSFGKYLGGSPSNVAVAAARHGRRTGVITRTGDDPFGTYLHRELHKFNVDDTYVTPVKDWPTAVTFCAIKPATDEFPLYFYGRFPTAPDLQIEAGELDLDAIRGAGIFWSTVTGLCQEPSRSAHIAAHQARPRTGLAEGQFTILDLDYRPMFWASEEEARAEVAKILPHVTVAIGNDKECAVAVGEGTPDEQADQLLAAGVEIAVVKLGAEGVMAKTRTERVVSAPVPVETLNGLGAGDSFGGAFCHGLLSGWPLAQVLDYANAAGAIVASRLSCADAMPTPDEVTSLLAERGRAVPGASIPEGAAL from the coding sequence GTGACCCACGAACTTCTTACGATCGGGCGCATCAGCGTTGATATCTACCCGAACGACATCGGGGTTGGCCTGGAGGACGTTAATTCCTTCGGCAAATACCTTGGCGGTTCGCCCTCCAACGTCGCCGTTGCAGCAGCCCGACACGGACGCCGCACCGGCGTCATCACCCGCACCGGGGATGATCCGTTCGGCACCTACCTGCACCGCGAACTGCACAAGTTCAACGTCGATGACACCTACGTCACGCCGGTCAAGGACTGGCCCACCGCGGTGACCTTCTGCGCCATCAAGCCAGCCACGGACGAGTTTCCGCTGTACTTCTACGGCCGGTTCCCCACCGCGCCGGACCTGCAGATCGAGGCCGGGGAACTGGACCTCGACGCCATCCGCGGAGCCGGGATCTTCTGGTCCACCGTCACGGGCCTGTGCCAGGAACCCTCCCGCAGCGCCCACATCGCCGCCCACCAGGCCCGTCCCCGCACCGGCCTGGCCGAGGGGCAGTTCACTATCCTGGACCTGGACTACCGGCCCATGTTCTGGGCATCGGAAGAGGAGGCCCGCGCCGAGGTCGCCAAGATCCTGCCGCACGTTACCGTTGCCATCGGCAACGACAAGGAATGCGCCGTGGCCGTAGGCGAAGGCACCCCGGATGAGCAGGCAGACCAGCTCCTGGCAGCCGGCGTGGAAATCGCCGTCGTCAAGCTTGGCGCGGAAGGCGTGATGGCCAAGACCCGCACCGAACGCGTGGTCTCCGCTCCCGTCCCGGTGGAAACCCTGAACGGCCTGGGGGCCGGCGACTCCTTCGGCGGCGCCTTCTGCCACGGGCTGCTGTCGGGGTGGCCGCTGGCACAGGTCCTGGACTACGCCAACGCCGCCGGCGCCATTGTGGCTTCCCGCCTTTCCTGCGCCGATGCCATGCCGACGCCGGATGAGGTCA